Proteins encoded together in one Amblyomma americanum isolate KBUSLIRL-KWMA chromosome 1, ASM5285725v1, whole genome shotgun sequence window:
- the LOC144113044 gene encoding uncharacterized protein LOC144113044, with product MFDDHNKGENERGSTFICEIGMLHDLVSGAACSACGRCDLSIRESAATRKGLAAFLELYCQNDACPTAVLSSTYSSSRISRSCKGSDEASARGSARDAFAVNVKSVVAARAIGLRHEQLLRFCAIMGFAKPVHRRAFVAVGKKLHAAATKAAAENLEQARQLTAAEAGSTNVAVMFDGTWQKRGHKSHNGVGTAISLLTGLCLDFEVLSNYCLSCSRHKALEDEEEQIWQASHTPVREKNATCSAHAMETEAALRIWKRTDLYATPLKYTTFLSDGDSKAYAAVAELDIYGSVPVQKEDCTNHVAKRLGIALRKAKLPRGEKLKDKTIAKLQGYFQVATTSNKGNVRDMYCAVWASYFHSCSRDGASSHKFCPDGEMSWCKHKRALALGQPAPVHTPILSVSQGKAVLPIYERLTDEKLLQRCVKGQTQNAAESLNSKIWLLCPKTKFVTRTVVDTATAIAVLWFNKGHARFEEVLQELGILPSKTLLSLSKEVDKRRISSMSTKATAEARAHCHNVTKKARLEESARRDCEGPTYGAGGF from the coding sequence ATGTTCGACGACCATAACAAGGGTGAAAATGAGCGCGGAAGCACATTTATCTGTGAGATCGGCATGTTGCACGACCTTGTCAGCGGCGCGGCGTGCTCCGCCTGCGGACGATGCGATCTCTCTATCAGAGAATCGGCCGCAACACGGAAAGGACTCGCAGCATTCTTGGAACTCTACTGCCAAAATGACGCGTGTCCGACGGCCGTTCTTTCATCAACATATTCGTCGAGCCGCATATCTCGATCGTGCAAAGGTAGTGACGAGGCGTCCGCCCGCGGCAGTGCACGGGATGCCTTCGCCGTGAACGTGAAGTCCGTGGTCGCTGCGCGCGCAATCGGCCTCAGACATGAACAGCTTTTGCGGTTTTGTGCGATTATGGGATTTGCGAAACCGGTGCACCGCAGGGCTTTTGTTGCTGTTGGCAAAAAATTGCATGCTGCCGCCACGAAAGCTGCCGCCGAAAACCTTGAACAAGCCAGACAGCTGACTGCAGCCGAGGCAGGATCCACGAACGTCGCAGTCATGTTCGACGGAACGTGGCAGAAAAGAGGCCACAAAAGCCACAATGGTGTGGGCACAGCCATCTCTCTTCTGACAGGGCTGTGCCTAGACTTTGAAGTTCTTTCCAACTACTGCCTTAGCTGTAGCAGGCACAAGGCACTAGAGGATGAAGAAGAACAAATCTGGCAGGCCTCTCACACACCTGTGCGCGAGAAAAACGCAACCTGCTCGGCACACGCGATGGAGACCGAGGCTGCCCTAAGGATCTGGAAGAGGACAGACCTGTATGCCACACCTCTCAAGTATACAACGTTCCTGTCGGACGGGGACAGCAAAGCCTATGCTGCCGTGGCAGAGCTGGACATCTACGGGAGTGTTCCTGTGCAAAAAGAAGACTGCACAAACCACGTCGCAAAGAGACTTGGCATTGCACTCCGGAAGGCAAAGCTCCCAAGAGGAGAGAAGCTCAAAGATAAAACAATTGCCAAACTGCAAGGTTATTTCCAAGTTGCTACCACCAGCAACAAAGGAAATGTAAGAGATATGTACTGTGCTGTCTGGGCATCCTACTTCCATTCCTGTTCAAGGGATGGTGCCAGCAGCCACAAATTTTGCCCAGATGGAGAGATGTCTTGGTGCAAGCACAAGCGGGCACTAGCTTTGGGTCAGCCAGCACCAGTCCACACTCCCATCCTGAGCGTTTCCCAAGGCAAGGCTGTGCTGCCAATCTATGAGAGATTGACTGATGAGAAGCTGCTGCAGCGCTGTGTGAAAggacaaacacaaaatgcagcAGAGTCTCTCAATAGCAAAATCTGGCTGCTGTGCCCCAAGACGAAATTCGTAACACGAACTGTGGTTGATACAGCGACGGCAATTGCCGTCCTTTGGTTCAATAAAGGGCACGCACGCTTCGAGGAGGTGCTACAGGAGCTTGGCATTCTACCATCAAAAACACTGCTTTCTCTAAGCAAGGAGGTGGACAAGAGGCGCATATCAAGCATGTCCACAAAGGCAACTGCAGAGGCTAGGGCCCATTGCCACAACGTAACGAAGAAGGCCCGTCTGGAGGAGTCGGCCCGCAGAGACTGTGAGGGGCCAACGTATGGGGCTGGTGGCTTCTAG